A window of the Schlesneria paludicola DSM 18645 genome harbors these coding sequences:
- a CDS encoding VWA domain-containing protein has product MEWQHPEALYLILPLCGAWFALVWYSSQRRRVARQTFAAKTMWSRIFPDESAVRSWSKLVLQELAIIAGLAALAQPRFGLHHEQIIPRGSDLYVLIDVSRSMLADDVQPTRLARAKADVSSLINRLSGDRVGLIAFAGQAVVKCPLTADYDSFRRALEELDTDSAPRGGTAIGDAIRKAIEVFRAKSERDQAVLLITDGEDQLSYPLEAAATAAERHVTIFTIGLGDADRGARVPQKSDSHSFVEYQGEQIWSKLDGNLLQQIALKTSGVYVPAGTRSYDLGELYTNYLQGRRGSETASQDRIRRTERFQIFLGLSLLLLLIDLCIGRFGRPALFSNEGDNATSIPASGTNRSASRRPSLSVKTGLLLMGFFAGATNACHAVEPAVQVRDGMRLFAEEKFDEALEKFALANQELDKQKATAASAIAAFDEACAAHRKGDIDRARECYQRAGLSLDRSIATAAHFNLGTLAAEQARQLCGDQPEAVPTEKRQAILDQLSQAIAAYRHCLELRPDDSASRRNLELVRQWIKYYSDRWRAYDRQKRRDESNLIQFLEFLIQSQTTLRKTVDDLSDTATSDAFAESKVAQDELREEIPTLRGKIDDELRPPADPSAPAAQTSTKEIDEGISLLQGWADTAGSRMAAAGRHLGARDAGKSTKEQQTAIEELEKIWEAVIPFHPLLAAELSAQTSIARTLSPRGDRDERAGENADPTSEPADPLDLLNTSDPVTSPATTSDPKSVAEKFFIEDFSQLEEKQLQVLKRARLLGPKAEAELSRVEESTAAGTAAGASTEKPGQAGEHPASAQVDPEQLKAGYRKAMELAPQAVEQMDAAVQSLRQKDPASAAQQAETARKILEEIQQAQPKNPQQQNPDDQEQKNKDEDEQEQNNKNEQKKPGEQKKDHDSGGTGAEKKERPDQGTQQEPVSNDRIEDALRKVRERQKDKRERDRKLHARFLERAPVDKDW; this is encoded by the coding sequence ATGGAATGGCAACATCCCGAAGCGCTCTATCTGATTCTGCCGCTGTGCGGAGCGTGGTTCGCATTGGTCTGGTATTCCAGCCAGCGTCGTCGCGTTGCGCGTCAAACGTTTGCAGCGAAGACGATGTGGTCGCGAATCTTTCCGGACGAGTCCGCAGTGCGGTCGTGGTCCAAGCTGGTTCTGCAGGAACTGGCGATCATTGCCGGATTGGCGGCGCTGGCGCAACCCCGTTTTGGTTTGCATCACGAACAGATCATACCGCGAGGCAGTGACCTTTATGTGCTGATTGATGTCTCGCGTTCGATGCTGGCCGACGACGTGCAACCGACGCGTCTGGCCCGCGCGAAGGCCGACGTTTCATCCCTGATCAATCGGTTGAGCGGTGATCGAGTCGGTTTGATTGCGTTTGCTGGCCAGGCGGTGGTGAAGTGCCCGCTGACGGCGGACTACGATTCGTTTCGCAGAGCGCTTGAAGAACTAGATACCGATAGCGCACCTCGAGGTGGGACTGCGATCGGCGACGCAATTCGAAAGGCGATAGAGGTTTTCCGTGCCAAATCAGAGCGAGATCAGGCCGTCTTGCTGATTACCGACGGCGAGGATCAGTTGTCCTATCCACTTGAAGCCGCCGCCACCGCTGCGGAACGGCACGTCACGATTTTTACAATTGGCCTGGGCGATGCCGATCGCGGGGCGCGTGTGCCGCAGAAAAGCGACTCGCACTCGTTTGTCGAGTATCAAGGCGAGCAAATCTGGAGCAAACTTGACGGCAACCTGCTGCAGCAAATCGCGCTGAAGACATCTGGAGTTTATGTTCCTGCCGGTACGCGTTCGTATGATCTGGGTGAGCTCTACACAAACTATTTGCAGGGGCGGCGTGGCAGCGAGACGGCCAGCCAGGACCGAATTCGCAGGACCGAACGATTTCAGATCTTTCTGGGGCTTTCACTGCTGCTGCTGCTAATCGATCTGTGTATCGGCCGGTTCGGTCGTCCCGCCCTGTTCTCAAACGAAGGAGACAACGCGACGTCGATTCCCGCGAGCGGCACCAATCGGTCGGCCTCGCGTCGCCCATCCCTCTCAGTCAAAACCGGCCTATTGTTAATGGGATTCTTCGCTGGGGCGACGAATGCGTGCCATGCTGTCGAGCCGGCGGTTCAGGTTCGCGATGGAATGCGTTTGTTCGCAGAAGAAAAGTTTGACGAAGCGCTGGAAAAGTTCGCGTTGGCGAATCAGGAGCTCGACAAGCAAAAGGCGACGGCGGCCTCGGCCATTGCGGCGTTTGACGAAGCCTGTGCCGCACATCGCAAAGGGGACATCGATCGCGCACGCGAATGTTATCAGCGCGCAGGGCTTAGCCTTGATCGATCGATTGCGACTGCGGCTCATTTCAATCTGGGAACGCTTGCCGCCGAACAGGCGCGTCAGCTTTGCGGCGATCAACCCGAAGCCGTTCCCACGGAAAAGCGGCAAGCCATACTCGATCAACTTTCGCAAGCGATCGCCGCTTATCGTCACTGTCTGGAGTTGCGTCCCGATGATTCTGCGTCGCGACGCAACCTTGAGCTCGTTCGCCAATGGATCAAGTACTACTCCGATCGGTGGCGCGCGTACGACCGCCAGAAGCGTCGCGATGAATCCAATTTGATTCAGTTTCTCGAGTTTCTGATTCAATCACAAACGACACTCCGAAAGACGGTGGATGATCTTTCTGACACAGCGACGTCCGACGCATTCGCGGAATCGAAGGTGGCTCAAGACGAGCTTCGGGAAGAGATTCCGACGCTGCGCGGAAAGATTGACGATGAGTTGCGGCCACCGGCCGACCCGAGCGCGCCCGCGGCTCAGACAAGTACGAAAGAGATCGACGAAGGGATCAGCCTGCTTCAGGGCTGGGCGGATACCGCCGGCAGTCGGATGGCGGCGGCCGGGCGGCATTTAGGAGCACGCGATGCCGGCAAATCGACGAAAGAACAACAGACGGCGATTGAGGAACTGGAAAAGATCTGGGAAGCGGTGATTCCATTTCATCCGCTGCTGGCCGCCGAATTGTCCGCACAGACTTCGATCGCGCGGACTCTATCGCCGCGTGGTGATCGTGATGAACGTGCCGGTGAAAATGCAGATCCGACTTCGGAGCCCGCCGATCCACTCGATCTTCTCAACACTTCTGATCCTGTCACCTCACCAGCCACAACTTCCGATCCAAAGTCGGTCGCAGAGAAATTTTTTATCGAGGACTTTTCGCAGCTCGAAGAGAAGCAGCTACAGGTCCTCAAGCGAGCCCGGCTGCTTGGTCCAAAGGCGGAAGCCGAATTGAGTCGTGTTGAGGAATCCACGGCCGCGGGAACAGCTGCCGGAGCCAGCACCGAAAAACCTGGGCAAGCTGGCGAACACCCCGCATCGGCCCAGGTCGATCCGGAGCAGTTGAAGGCGGGCTATCGCAAGGCAATGGAGCTTGCACCTCAGGCTGTGGAACAAATGGATGCGGCCGTCCAGTCGCTGCGTCAGAAGGATCCCGCTTCGGCCGCGCAGCAGGCGGAAACGGCCCGAAAGATCCTGGAAGAGATCCAGCAGGCGCAACCCAAGAATCCACAGCAACAAAACCCTGATGATCAGGAGCAGAAAAACAAGGACGAGGACGAACAGGAACAGAACAACAAGAACGAGCAGAAGAAGCCTGGCGAGCAGAAGAAGGATCACGATTCGGGAGGTACGGGAGCCGAGAAGAAAGAGCGGCCCGATCAGGGAACGCAGCAGGAACCCGTTTCGAACGATCGCATTGAAGATGCGTTGCGAAAAGTTCGCGAACGGCAAAAGGATAAACGGGAGCGAGATCGGAAGCTGCATGCACGATTCCTTGAACGCGCGCCTGTGGACAAGGATTGGTAA
- a CDS encoding vWA domain-containing protein — MDAFRFQSWFWLLLIPAVLLVARMRMSPRRQPAVIFSSIAGLKDLPVTWLQRVKRLLPILNIVGLCLVVAGLARPQSGNSESRISSEGIAIELVLDVSGSMEALDFQLAGRDVSRLDAVKHVINEFLLGSRASGLSGRKNDFVGLVAFGGFADSKCPITLDHGALSDIVRELEVPKPIRDRNGRVINEETLKEELATAIGDGVAMAVDRLRNLKAKSKVIVLLTDGDNNAGVVDPREAATIAHELGIKLYTIGIGHNGVVPVPQEDAFGKRVLVPRQFRIDEDLLKEMARTANGEYFHASDAEGLAKVYSQIDKMEKAEFGETKYSEYTELYAWFAGPGLLLTLIVAVLNETRFRSLP, encoded by the coding sequence GTGGACGCCTTCCGCTTCCAATCGTGGTTCTGGCTACTTTTGATTCCGGCCGTATTGCTCGTTGCTCGGATGCGGATGAGTCCGCGCCGGCAGCCGGCGGTCATTTTTTCCAGTATCGCGGGATTGAAAGACCTCCCTGTTACCTGGCTTCAACGCGTGAAGCGTTTGTTGCCGATTTTGAACATTGTCGGCTTGTGCCTGGTGGTGGCGGGACTCGCGCGACCACAGTCTGGAAACTCCGAATCGCGAATCTCGAGCGAAGGGATCGCGATTGAGCTGGTGCTGGACGTGTCAGGGTCGATGGAGGCGCTCGATTTTCAGCTCGCTGGACGCGACGTCAGTCGGCTGGACGCCGTGAAACATGTGATCAATGAATTCTTGCTAGGCTCGCGTGCCAGTGGCCTCTCAGGGCGAAAGAATGACTTTGTCGGACTGGTCGCATTCGGGGGATTCGCCGACAGTAAGTGTCCGATCACCCTCGATCATGGGGCGCTCTCGGACATTGTCCGCGAACTCGAAGTTCCCAAACCGATTCGAGATCGCAATGGACGTGTGATCAATGAAGAGACGTTGAAGGAAGAGCTGGCGACTGCGATCGGTGATGGCGTGGCCATGGCCGTTGATCGACTAAGGAACTTGAAGGCGAAGAGCAAAGTCATCGTGCTGCTGACAGACGGTGACAACAATGCGGGAGTCGTCGACCCGCGTGAGGCGGCGACGATTGCGCATGAGTTGGGTATTAAGCTGTATACGATCGGAATTGGACACAATGGGGTCGTTCCCGTGCCGCAAGAAGATGCTTTCGGTAAGCGGGTGCTTGTTCCGCGGCAATTTCGCATCGACGAAGATCTGCTGAAGGAGATGGCGCGGACGGCGAATGGCGAATACTTCCATGCGTCCGATGCCGAAGGCCTGGCCAAGGTTTATTCGCAAATCGACAAAATGGAGAAGGCCGAGTTCGGTGAAACGAAGTATTCCGAATATACTGAACTGTATGCGTGGTTTGCCGGTCCGGGGCTTTTACTGACGCTGATCGTGGCCGTGCTGAACGAAACGCGTTTCCGTTCATTGCCCTGA
- a CDS encoding DUF58 domain-containing protein — MAARELEEVLKEVRRIQIVAKRQVNDLLAGEYLSAFHGRGMEFNAVREYVPGDEIRSIDWNVTARTGAAYVKTFCEERELTVMLMVDISASGAFGSQRLSKMDTAIEVAAVLMFTALKNNDKVGLMFFADDVISYIPPRKGRGNVLRLIRELLATEPVKTQTDITKALEFLGRVQRRKCVVFLMSDFLGPDCSRALAIANQRHDCIAVTLEDPRESTLPDVGFVTLRDAETDELIELDTRHPRVRTLFAQAARSREQTLIGWLRRANVDRLTIRTDQPYAHSLQRFFRARERQR, encoded by the coding sequence ATGGCTGCACGAGAACTTGAAGAAGTCCTGAAAGAAGTTCGCCGCATTCAAATCGTGGCAAAGCGCCAGGTCAATGATTTGCTTGCTGGCGAGTACCTCAGTGCCTTTCACGGCCGTGGCATGGAATTCAACGCCGTCCGTGAATACGTGCCGGGTGACGAAATCCGCTCGATTGACTGGAACGTGACGGCGCGGACCGGTGCCGCGTATGTGAAGACCTTTTGCGAAGAGCGTGAGCTGACCGTCATGTTGATGGTCGATATCTCGGCGTCAGGTGCATTTGGTTCGCAGCGACTGAGTAAGATGGATACGGCGATCGAAGTGGCTGCCGTGCTGATGTTCACCGCGCTCAAAAACAATGACAAAGTCGGATTGATGTTTTTCGCGGACGACGTGATCAGTTACATCCCGCCTCGCAAAGGACGCGGGAATGTGTTGCGCCTGATTCGTGAACTGCTGGCAACGGAACCGGTCAAGACGCAAACCGACATCACGAAAGCGTTGGAATTTCTGGGGCGTGTCCAGCGACGCAAGTGCGTCGTGTTCTTGATGAGTGACTTTCTGGGGCCCGATTGTTCACGGGCACTGGCGATTGCGAATCAACGTCACGATTGTATTGCCGTGACCCTGGAGGATCCTCGTGAATCGACCTTACCTGACGTGGGATTCGTCACGCTGCGCGATGCCGAGACAGACGAATTGATTGAACTCGATACGCGTCATCCCCGTGTGCGAACGTTGTTTGCGCAGGCGGCAAGGTCCCGCGAGCAGACGTTGATCGGCTGGCTGAGGCGGGCCAATGTGGATCGGTTGACGATTCGAACGGATCAGCCCTATGCACATAGCCTGCAGCGATTCTTCCGAGCCCGGGAGCGACAGCGATGA
- a CDS encoding AAA family ATPase — protein sequence MHVDIQRIKEQVLQHSDKLEQVRAEVRKVLVGQDVMLSRLLIAMLTGGHVLLEGLPGLAKTTAIKALASALRCQFNRIQFTPDLLPADLIGTMIYNPREGSFGTRKGPIFANLILADEINRAPSKVQSALLEAMQEHQVTIGDQSYRLEEPFLVLATQNPIEQEGTYPLPEAQVDRFMLKIIVDYPTKAEERKVVDAVLDDIRREVQPVLDPAHLADIKRVVGTLYMDDKVKDYVLDVVAATRRPEDFKLSALKPLIEFGASPRASINLCLAARANAFLAGRGYVTPQDVKDIALDVLRHRVILTYEAEAESMTSDDVVRKVLESVPVP from the coding sequence ATGCACGTTGACATCCAACGGATCAAGGAACAGGTTCTTCAGCATTCGGACAAATTGGAGCAAGTCAGGGCCGAGGTTCGAAAAGTCCTCGTCGGCCAGGATGTGATGCTCTCGCGGTTGCTGATCGCGATGCTCACGGGCGGCCATGTGCTGCTTGAAGGACTTCCCGGGTTGGCCAAGACGACGGCGATCAAAGCCTTGGCCAGTGCCCTTCGCTGCCAGTTCAATCGCATCCAGTTTACACCCGATCTTCTGCCCGCCGACTTGATCGGGACGATGATTTACAACCCCCGCGAGGGCTCGTTTGGGACGCGCAAAGGGCCGATTTTTGCCAATTTGATTCTGGCGGATGAAATCAATCGAGCCCCTTCGAAGGTTCAGTCGGCGCTGCTCGAAGCGATGCAGGAACACCAGGTTACAATTGGCGATCAGTCGTACCGACTGGAAGAACCCTTTCTGGTGCTGGCGACGCAGAACCCGATTGAACAGGAAGGGACGTACCCGCTTCCTGAAGCGCAGGTCGATCGGTTCATGCTGAAGATTATCGTGGACTATCCGACAAAGGCCGAGGAACGGAAAGTCGTCGATGCGGTTCTGGACGATATTCGACGTGAAGTCCAGCCGGTCCTTGACCCAGCCCACCTGGCCGACATCAAACGCGTGGTCGGAACGCTGTACATGGACGACAAAGTGAAGGACTACGTCCTGGATGTCGTGGCGGCGACTCGTCGTCCCGAAGACTTTAAGTTGAGTGCACTCAAGCCGTTGATTGAGTTTGGTGCGTCACCGCGTGCATCGATCAATTTATGTCTGGCGGCGCGGGCGAATGCATTCCTGGCGGGCCGTGGATATGTGACGCCGCAAGATGTGAAAGATATTGCACTCGATGTGCTACGGCATCGCGTGATTTTGACGTACGAAGCGGAAGCGGAATCGATGACATCCGACGATGTTGTCCGAAAAGTGCTCGAATCAGTTCCTGTACCCTGA
- a CDS encoding DUF1559 family PulG-like putative transporter, whose product MNRMLKRLRSRGFTLIELLVVIAIIAILIALLLPAVQQAREAARRVQCKNNLKQIGLAMHNYESSHASFPPGRVGFPMVFSAHAALLPYYDGGNLYNLIDFNTAPTFVEPPVVPYSQNVIAAMTRIPTFLCPSDLGTVQGNSYGPTNYVVCTGSGATPTARYIRRGDGVMMDVKLLGVTKFRDVLDGLSNTVAASEQTLGNGYTAGGNGSGSIPASTTPVSPSQQVLNLTAAQNDTITGTDTSLANCVVGAAGSWSGTRGAKWLNGHFGDTLYNHGLTPNSKTFDCGNNSHNAGLTAARSRHPGGVHVLLCDGSTRLVGDNIDVTIWQGLASKAGGEVLGEF is encoded by the coding sequence ATGAATCGAATGCTCAAGCGTCTGCGTTCGCGCGGCTTTACGCTCATCGAATTGCTGGTGGTGATTGCCATCATTGCCATCCTCATCGCGTTACTGCTTCCCGCTGTACAACAGGCCCGCGAAGCCGCACGCCGCGTCCAGTGCAAGAACAATCTGAAACAAATCGGGCTGGCGATGCACAACTACGAATCGTCGCACGCCAGTTTTCCGCCGGGCCGCGTGGGATTCCCCATGGTGTTCTCGGCCCATGCGGCATTGCTGCCGTACTATGACGGAGGCAACCTCTACAACCTGATCGACTTCAATACGGCCCCCACTTTCGTCGAACCGCCTGTGGTGCCCTATTCCCAGAACGTCATTGCCGCCATGACACGCATTCCAACATTCCTCTGCCCCAGTGACCTGGGAACGGTTCAAGGGAACTCATACGGGCCGACCAACTACGTGGTCTGCACCGGTAGTGGAGCAACCCCTACAGCACGATACATTCGTCGCGGCGATGGCGTCATGATGGATGTAAAGCTGCTGGGGGTGACAAAGTTTCGTGATGTTCTCGACGGACTTTCCAACACCGTCGCCGCGAGCGAGCAAACCCTGGGAAATGGATACACGGCTGGTGGTAACGGGTCCGGGTCAATCCCGGCCAGCACCACGCCCGTCAGCCCATCCCAGCAGGTCCTCAATTTGACCGCCGCCCAGAACGACACGATCACGGGCACCGACACCAGCCTGGCAAACTGTGTCGTCGGCGCCGCTGGGTCGTGGTCAGGCACGCGGGGCGCCAAATGGTTGAACGGCCATTTTGGCGACACACTGTATAACCACGGACTAACGCCCAACTCGAAGACCTTCGATTGCGGAAACAACAGCCACAACGCTGGTCTGACTGCAGCACGCAGCCGACACCCGGGCGGCGTGCATGTGTTGCTCTGCGACGGCTCGACACGCCTTGTCGGTGACAACATTGACGTCACGATCTGGCAGGGACTGGCATCCAAAGCGGGCGGAGAAGTTCTCGGTGAATTTTAG
- a CDS encoding substrate-binding domain-containing protein codes for MPDEPTSTNRIRQRRISLGLTQAELAARAGISRTAVTAIEGERLAPSVDAALAIARSLESSVEELFGQGQGGPATDVWAWAPPMESAPCWQAEIGGRRVHYPASSSPMLSLLPDRQLRNKWAADAKVADETLVMACCDPAAGLLASQFAAMTGLRLLVLPRASRQAVEMLRDGLVHLAGLHLSTREKPDRNVNLVRTTLGDDFQAIRLANWQEGIALEPSSSCRSIRSVLASKLTWVGREPGSGARQCLDRLLENRPGPRRTARDHHGVVEAVRSGWADAGICVQLASVEAGLKFLPVQEEAFDVCFPTALADDRRVKAFLNVIRSVAYRRLLADLPGYDTQETGELCGGRV; via the coding sequence ATGCCAGACGAACCGACTTCGACAAATCGCATTCGCCAGCGACGAATTTCCCTGGGGCTGACGCAGGCCGAGCTGGCAGCTCGGGCAGGCATCTCACGCACGGCCGTGACGGCGATCGAAGGTGAGCGACTGGCCCCTTCCGTCGACGCGGCGTTGGCGATTGCCCGATCACTCGAGAGTTCTGTCGAAGAACTGTTTGGACAGGGACAAGGTGGTCCCGCGACGGACGTGTGGGCGTGGGCTCCGCCAATGGAATCAGCGCCCTGCTGGCAAGCCGAAATCGGCGGTCGACGAGTTCACTATCCCGCCAGTTCATCGCCAATGCTTTCGCTGCTTCCCGATCGGCAACTCCGTAACAAATGGGCGGCGGACGCAAAGGTGGCGGACGAGACACTCGTCATGGCCTGTTGCGATCCTGCAGCGGGACTGCTCGCGAGCCAGTTCGCCGCCATGACAGGCCTGCGTCTACTCGTCCTTCCGCGCGCCAGCCGTCAAGCGGTCGAAATGTTACGTGACGGACTGGTGCATCTGGCGGGTCTGCACCTTTCCACACGCGAGAAACCCGATCGCAATGTGAATCTCGTCCGGACGACCCTCGGTGATGACTTTCAAGCCATTCGACTGGCCAATTGGCAAGAAGGAATTGCGTTAGAACCTTCGTCCAGTTGTCGCTCGATTCGATCCGTACTGGCCTCAAAATTAACCTGGGTCGGTCGAGAGCCAGGATCAGGTGCACGACAATGTCTCGATCGCCTGCTGGAGAATCGGCCGGGGCCACGACGCACCGCACGTGATCATCACGGCGTGGTCGAAGCCGTTCGATCGGGATGGGCCGACGCCGGAATCTGCGTGCAACTGGCGAGTGTCGAGGCGGGATTGAAATTCCTGCCCGTGCAAGAAGAAGCGTTCGATGTCTGCTTTCCGACGGCGCTCGCCGATGATCGCCGCGTCAAAGCCTTTCTGAACGTGATCCGCTCGGTGGCCTATCGACGGCTTCTCGCCGATTTGCCTGGGTATGACACACAAGAGACAGGCGAACTGTGTGGTGGCCGAGTTTAG
- the modA gene encoding molybdate ABC transporter substrate-binding protein translates to MMRCVDRSLLLRACHFCGLILLIGCGSMTAPSPSKESNSPPATTVRVAAAADLKFAFPDLIAAFQREHPHVQIEANFGSSGSFFAQLSNQAPFDLFLSADMAYPRKLIEQGQAEANSEFQYAVGHVGIWVRNESMLAPDKQGVEVLNDPTVQKIALANPKHAPYGRAAEAALKSLNIYDAVKDRLVFGENVAQAAQFAESGAAEVGLIAQSLAVSSALRDKGRFWPFPDDSYPKLEQGGIVLTWAHDRAACEQFRQFLLSEQGREVLRRYGLE, encoded by the coding sequence ATGATGCGGTGCGTCGACCGAAGTCTTTTACTCCGTGCCTGCCATTTCTGTGGACTGATCCTGCTGATCGGTTGCGGCTCGATGACGGCCCCAAGCCCCTCAAAAGAATCGAACTCTCCGCCTGCAACGACCGTGCGCGTGGCAGCAGCAGCCGACTTGAAGTTTGCGTTTCCCGACCTGATCGCCGCATTTCAACGTGAGCACCCGCACGTTCAAATCGAGGCCAACTTCGGCTCATCAGGAAGCTTTTTCGCGCAGCTCTCGAACCAGGCACCGTTCGACCTGTTCCTTTCAGCCGACATGGCTTATCCACGCAAACTGATCGAGCAAGGTCAGGCCGAAGCAAATTCCGAGTTCCAGTATGCCGTGGGACACGTCGGAATCTGGGTTCGGAACGAATCCATGCTGGCACCAGACAAACAGGGTGTCGAGGTCTTGAATGATCCAACCGTTCAGAAGATCGCGCTGGCCAATCCGAAACACGCGCCGTATGGACGCGCGGCCGAGGCGGCGCTCAAGTCACTCAACATCTACGACGCCGTCAAAGATCGACTGGTATTCGGCGAGAACGTCGCACAGGCGGCCCAATTCGCGGAATCCGGTGCTGCCGAAGTCGGCCTGATCGCTCAATCACTGGCGGTCTCGTCAGCACTTCGCGACAAAGGCCGATTCTGGCCATTTCCCGACGATTCGTACCCAAAACTCGAACAAGGCGGCATCGTGCTGACCTGGGCACACGATCGCGCCGCTTGCGAACAGTTCCGTCAGTTCTTGTTATCAGAACAGGGCCGAGAGGTGTTGCGCCGTTACGGACTTGAATAG
- a CDS encoding thioredoxin family protein, which translates to MSRNTNWSKRLKSVFAVIGLVGLAWSHDGSRVCSAQTSEVLSAKEEPTSDTKQLIEDVRKLREEMRQLSDVVERHLARTPAKPIESPLPQTSPATAAMGQKSILLFTATWCGPCQQQQPIIAKLKREGFPIRVIDIDLEGQLTRQYNIMSIPCVVVEDDGKETLRFVGQMSDDAWRNLIEKQGFSATAKQEEMHQRLSKPVSVVCANQAISEGLRQIKQQAEIDIVIDEVSLEKAGVSPHRPIYFAAMRCSARSALQMLLSPRKLDFAVYDNVVVVTGKSTIDVQSQSPLPSDKVREPFVIEAYSIADLVNPAVISSDPSELGRPAEWLKLIEHMKDSVDPGMWEENGGQCTIKPYPGTNSLIVRATGSVHDQLHESLERLRRGRFVMFETRFLTVPEKFAIDQAGLKANSDGVQLDGDELLEITSYAEQHGGTWFVQPAITIPNGEVSELLGPRSSNLQMHFRGLILRDKDAFRLSFSTDSKQILSQLMERSYEVSNGKTLLIPLNRTDGTENRDEPADVQYLLIRPRRLEDVERSECLIKKQDLSK; encoded by the coding sequence ATGAGTCGGAACACGAATTGGTCAAAGCGATTGAAGTCCGTGTTTGCTGTCATCGGCCTCGTCGGTTTGGCATGGTCGCACGACGGATCTCGTGTCTGTTCCGCACAGACGTCGGAAGTTTTGTCTGCCAAGGAAGAACCTACGTCTGACACGAAACAGTTGATTGAAGACGTGCGAAAACTCCGCGAAGAGATGCGTCAATTATCGGACGTGGTGGAACGGCACCTGGCTCGAACTCCAGCAAAACCGATCGAGAGTCCTTTGCCGCAAACGAGTCCTGCTACGGCTGCCATGGGACAAAAATCAATCTTGCTCTTTACGGCGACCTGGTGCGGGCCATGTCAGCAGCAGCAGCCAATCATTGCGAAACTAAAACGCGAAGGATTTCCCATACGAGTGATCGACATTGATTTGGAGGGTCAACTAACCCGTCAGTACAACATCATGTCGATTCCCTGCGTCGTCGTCGAAGACGATGGGAAAGAAACACTGCGGTTTGTCGGTCAGATGAGCGACGATGCTTGGCGCAATTTGATAGAAAAACAGGGGTTTTCAGCCACTGCGAAGCAGGAGGAGATGCACCAACGACTTTCGAAGCCCGTGTCCGTTGTCTGCGCGAATCAAGCAATCAGTGAAGGGCTTCGGCAGATCAAGCAACAGGCCGAGATTGACATCGTGATCGACGAAGTGAGTCTGGAAAAAGCGGGCGTCAGTCCGCACAGGCCGATCTACTTTGCCGCAATGAGATGTTCGGCACGCTCCGCATTGCAGATGTTGCTGAGTCCTCGCAAGCTGGATTTTGCCGTGTATGACAATGTCGTCGTCGTCACGGGCAAGTCGACGATCGACGTCCAGAGCCAATCCCCCTTGCCCAGCGACAAGGTGCGTGAGCCATTCGTGATCGAGGCTTATTCCATCGCGGATTTGGTGAATCCCGCAGTGATTTCGTCTGATCCCTCTGAACTGGGGCGTCCCGCCGAATGGCTCAAGTTAATCGAACATATGAAGGACTCGGTAGATCCTGGAATGTGGGAGGAAAATGGTGGTCAATGCACGATCAAGCCGTATCCAGGCACGAATTCTCTGATCGTGCGGGCCACGGGCTCCGTGCATGATCAACTTCATGAATCCCTTGAAAGACTTCGGCGGGGGCGATTCGTGATGTTCGAGACTCGGTTCTTGACGGTTCCAGAAAAGTTCGCCATCGATCAAGCGGGCCTTAAGGCGAACAGTGATGGAGTTCAACTTGATGGTGACGAGCTGCTGGAAATCACAAGCTATGCAGAGCAACATGGAGGAACTTGGTTCGTCCAGCCCGCGATCACGATTCCCAATGGCGAGGTGTCTGAGCTATTAGGGCCACGCTCCTCCAATTTGCAAATGCATTTTCGGGGACTCATCCTCCGCGACAAAGATGCATTTCGGTTGAGTTTTTCAACGGACTCAAAGCAAATCCTCTCGCAGTTGATGGAACGCTCCTACGAGGTCTCAAATGGAAAAACTTTGTTGATACCTCTGAATCGCACGGACGGTACGGAGAATCGCGACGAGCCCGCTGACGTGCAATATCTGCTGATCCGGCCACGTCGCTTGGAAGACGTTGAGAGATCGGAATGCCTGATCAAAAAACAAGATCTCAGTAAGTAG